A window of the Besnoitia besnoiti strain Bb-Ger1 chromosome VI, whole genome shotgun sequence genome harbors these coding sequences:
- a CDS encoding hypothetical protein (encoded by transcript BESB_069410): MTKVGTPAEPNMKTEHDPRAASTIKAQGDNDLDLPSADGANGAPQRDADVLPVLCVLDADNRSGPYLPLGTLSADGDLSSTFFYDTKAHVLKEVGIEEDVLHVAPLPQLSGASSNGCQLCIAITSVARKQAKVEGDHPPGHGKELRCHLVSCSPLAILSSCSLSHYLSGTQGLEGRRSLQSCEDKRKESLQGADKVKASPGACQLAVSDTSPEDGRMRVVLFITLDGDIGNCVYAPLDIVVDGKSFKLAAGSPAPTEHARFGKCEAELLPVLARRRSEDTGSVWRLRMCAQPALGARVSLFCTSNEKALATKSIDSPCGGSSGRTEENERAVLLTADDGAEFKVLSYHRSTCSFAAAKRFRRLLSASRGEESRGGVLLLNAGLCLEWQWSKADSSCRLVLRETTWGAPCSAVFRVELPSSAAGKTPIVLTTGLDSNHPCVVALIWHTKNAVFSIPLHVRSIRASNAVGALATTTFQGASRSSNAKAIDAVASKRDSLLLAAAGVTNDRDRLLCRNLFSFCQSTRLPEEASAKSTVSSRVLLNKCQDLKEIEKWTCRLLQKGILSASAGLVSFLIQHRLQKAAVCCCMDPSIHERDVVRLIHWRPKAFLPVVLHRAPHLSKPLLVQAFQELFSRERGQRSDTALQTLQQVLSWLEQYLNAPPRQQTQQECEKAPPLELLLDFVTVLVDAELSSSFSGNTETGVAGQDEVARLAFSKVLRRVQDLLQPEDGALLRRLEGRLLAALTSAQALGSGDVAVGHSLVRTVTVSL, encoded by the exons ATGACGAAAGTGGGTACCCCTGCTGAACCCAATATGAAGACCGAACACGACCCTCGTGCGGCATCCACGATCAAGGCACAAGGCGACAATGATCTGGACCTTCCGTCTGCTGATGGGGCGAACGGAGCCCCACAACGAGATGCGGATGTGCTTCCCGTCTTGTGCGTATTAGATGCTGACAACCGATCAGGACCTTATTTGCCCTTGGGGACGTTGAGTGCCGATGGAGACCTGAGCAGCACTTTTTTCTACGATACGAAGGCTCACGTCTTGAAGGAGGTTGGG ATTGAGGAAGACGTTCTTCATGTGGCTCCGCTCCCGCAGCTTTCTGGCGCTAGTTCGAATGGATGCCAGCTGTGTATCGCAATCACTTCGGTTGCCAGAAAGCAGGCTAAGGTTGAAGGCGATCATCCCCCTGGCCATGGGAAGGAACTGAGGTGCCACCTGGTGTCCTGCTCCCCGCTTGCCATCCTTTCCAGCTGCTCACTGAGCCACTACTTGTCAGGCACGCAAGGCTTAGAAGGACGACGGAGCCTGCAGTCGTGTGAAGacaaaagaaaagagagctTGCAGGGAGCTGATAAGGTCAAGGCAAGCCCTGGTGCATGCCAACTTGCAGTCAGTGACACATCCCCTGAAGATGGTCGCATGCGGGTTGTCCTATTCATCACTCTGGACGGCGACATTGGTAACTGTGTCTACGCACCACTGGATATTGTTGTAGACGGCAAGTCCTTTAAACTAGCTGCTGGTTCGCCCGCCCCCACCGAACACGCTCGGTTTGGAAAGTGCGAGGCAGAACTGCTCCCCGTGCTCGCTAGACGTAGATCAGAGGATACTGGCTCCGTGTGGCGGCTTCGAATGTGCGCTCAACCGGCACTAGGGGCAAGAGTGTCTCTGTTCTGCACTTCGAATGAGAAGGCATTGGCGACCAAATCGATTGACTCGCCATGTGGCGGTTCAAGCGGGCGCACAGAGGAGAACGAGCGAGCTGTTCTGCTGACTGCCGACGATGGTGCCGAGTTCAAG GTGCTCTCGTACCACCGGTCGACATGCTCGTTTGCAGCGGCCAAGCGATTCCGTCGCTTACTCTCCGCCTCAAGAGGAGAGGAatcgcgcggaggcgtgctGCTGTTGAACGCGGGCTTGTGCTTGGAATGGCAGTGGAGCAAGGCGGACTCCTCCTGCAGGCTTGTACTTCGGGAGACGACCTGGGGCGCGCCTTGCTCTGCCGTGTTCCGCGTTGAGCTGCCTTCGTCGGCGGCCGGAAAAACG CCGATAGTGCTTACGACGGGATTGGACAGCAACCACCCGTGTGTGGTGGCCCTCATTTGGCACACGAAAAACGCCGTTTTCTCGATTCCGCTTCATGTTCGGTCGATCCGCGCTTCCAATGCTGTTG GAGCTCTGGCCACGACGACTTTCCAAGGAGCTAGTAGGAGCAGCAACGCCAAAGCAATTGATGCGGTCGCGTCCAAACGGGACTCTCtgctcctcgctgcggcgggagTTACAAACGACAGGGATCGCCTGCTGTGCAGGAACTTATTCAGCTTTTGCCAGTCAACGAGGCTGCCGGAAGAGGCATCGGCAAAGTCCACCGTATCGTCGCGTGTGTTGTTAAACAAGTGTCAGGACTTGAAAGAGATAG AGAAGTGGACGTGCCGCCTTCTTCAGAAAGGCATTTTGTCGGCATCTGCAGGTCTTGTCTCTTTTCTAATACAGCATCGGCTACAGAAAGCTGCTGTTTGCTGCTGTATGGATCCGAGTATCCAC GAACGTGACGTCGTTCGTCTAATCCACTGGCGACCGAAGGCGTTTCTGCCAGTTGTCTTACATCGCGCCCCTCATCTCTCAAAACCGCTTCTGGTCCAAGCTTTCCAGGAACTCTTTTCCCGCGAAAGAGGACAGCGGTCGGACACCGCGTTACAGACTCTGCAGCAGGTCCTCTCCTGGTTGGAGCAGTACCTTAATGCTCCGCCCCGTCAGCAAACACAGCAGGAATGTGAAAAGGCTCCGCCTCTTGAACTCCTCTTAGACTTCGTCACAGTCCTTGTTGACGCAGAACTTTCC AGCTCGTTTAGTGGCAATACGGAGACTGGGGTTGCTGGGCAGGACGAGGTCGCGCGACTTGCTTTCTCGAAAGTCTTGCGCCGAGTGCAGGACTTACTACAGCCGGAGGATGGGGCGTTACTGCGCAGGCTGGAAGGGCGGCTTCTTGCCGCATTGACAAGTGCTCAAGCCCTAGGATCTGGGGATGTTGCTGTTGGGCATTCTCTGGTCCGCACCGTGACTGTTTCGCTCTGA
- a CDS encoding apical complex lysine methyltransferase (encoded by transcript BESB_069430), which produces MSRRVSQKYSTGGLVGTRNLLDHVRGMATRARNARAPLEHTDSLKRRELDFDEESWARGATLDYSPYKLHRMQESEGTTQVSGDDYGEASPEGEEAGEIEVLDETGEDEGYANEYDDYYRAEDAAEDRDEHAEAADEGYAYDGAEGEEEYYYDDTYHHGQEGEEGEQEEEAGAAEEAEEDGGEYAYEEYGYEGEGADAEAAEADWNEGEAYEEAEVEAEDEYAEEEAEAGEEEYEEAAEEDVYEGEEGQVEEVATPANPLAPYTLPQIAAKVQVKHVPGKGRCLYTKHDLEPGSIIFVETPVLVAIPSLDEELWALLSELNEEEAFELPPVWHLAAICSLTMLDDEKKNICLDKWVPDPDRPPSDDVIRVMKRAGLDIHPQLYERMLMVWRYNSFGHHTEQHGLVLYNRISMMAHSCRASACWHYGEDDAFILRARVKLQAGDELTISYIGDDDLFKSTNVRRDKVYGWLFTCQCIRCSAPVDSARGFRCPLCGTGAMFFKTDDGVTTSSACTICQAFPTQETIQEYLEFEQAYVDRLAETDKSDMPDAELVYNQATRVFAQHWVLYQLHTILFEGYRDAGNHESAAFHQMERIKYVWQVMPLASYTLAWLYEEMGDTMLNQAEASSQVVPAHKLNVISRHFEDAYNLLYILCGEDHDYTVAAGTKKTACEERLPAA; this is translated from the exons ATGAGCCGTCGTGTTTCTCAGAAATACTCCACGGGCGGACTGGTAGGCACCCGGAACCTACTCGACCATGTCCGTGGAATGGCCACGCGGGCACGAAACGCTCGTGCGCCGCTTGAACATACAGACAGCCTAAAAAGGCGGGAGCTGGACTTCGATGAAGAATCATGGGCAAGGGGTGCCACACTGGACTATTCGCCGTACAAGTTACACCGGATGCAGGAAAGCGAAGGCACCACTCAAGTGAGCGGTGATGACTACGGTGAAGCGTCtccggagggagaggaagctgGTGAAATTGAAGTCCTCGACGAAACTGGAGAGGACGAGGGATATGCGAACGAATATGACGACTATTACAGGGCcgaagacgctgcagaggacagAGACGAACATGCCGAGGCGGCTGATGAAGGGTACGCTTATGACGGTGCTGAAGGTGAGGAAGAATACTACTATGATGACACTTACCACCACGGCcaagagggggaggagggtgagcaagaagaggaggccggagctgcagaagaggcagaagaggatGGCGGCGAATACGCCTATGAAGAATACGGCTACGAAggggagggcgccgacgcggaagcggccGAGGCAGACTGGAATGAAGGCGAGGCGTATGAGGAGGCGGAAGTTGAGGCAGAGGATGAGtatgcagaagaagaggcagaggcgggagaggaggagtatgaggaagcagcggaggaagatgtctacgagggagaagaggggcAAGTAGAGGAGGTAGCCACTCCTGCCAATCCGTTAGCTCCCTACACGCTGCCGCAGATTGCTGCGAAGGTGCAGGTTAAGCACGTCCCAGGCAAAGGACGGTGCTTGTACACCAAGCACGACCTCGAGCCTGGCTCGATAATCTTTGTCGAAACCCCTGTCCTTGTGGCGATTCCATCGCTCGATGAAGAGCTGTGGGCCTTACTCAGCGAATtgaacgaagaagaagctttTGAATTGCCCCCAGTGTGGCACTTGGCAGCGATTTGCAGTCTGACGATGCTTGATGACGAGAAAAAGAATATATGCCTTGACAAGTGGGTTCCTGACCCTGACAGACCGCCTAGCGATGACGTCATCAGGGTCATGAAGAGGGCAGGCCTCGACATTCATCCTCAACTCTACGAGCGCATGCTGATGGTTTGGAGGTACAATTCTTTCGGCCACCACACAGAGCAGCACGGGCTGGTTCTGTACAACCGCATCAGCATGATGGCACACAGTTGCAGAGCGTCGGCGTGTTGGCACTACGGAGAAGATGATGCATTCATTCTACGCGCCCGCGTCAAGCTGCAAGCAGGAGACGAGCTGACTATTTCGTACATCGGGGATGATGACCTGTTCAAGTCGACAAATGTGCGAAGAGATAAGGTGTATGGCTGGTTGTTCACGTGCCAGTGCATCCGCTGCTCGGCGCCCGTTGATAGTGCCCGAGGATTCAGATGCCCTCTGTGTGGCACCGGCGCGATGTTCTTCAAGACAGATGACGGG GTTACGACGTCAAGCGCATGCACGATTTGTCAAGCATTCCCTACCCAAGAAACAATTCAAGAGTATCTCGAGTTCGAACAAGCTTACGTGGACCGATtggcggagacagacaagTCTGATATGCCCGACGCGGAGCTTGTATACAACCAGGCCACACGAGTGTTCGCGCAGCACTGGGTTTTGTATCAG CTGCACACAATACTTTTCGAGGGCTACCGCGACGCGGGCAACCATGAGTCGGCCGCGTTTCATCAGATGGAACGTATCAAATACGTCTGGCAG GTCATGCCATTGGCGTCGTACACATTGGCTTGGCTCTACGAAGAGATGGGGGACACCATGTTGAATCAAGCAGAGGCTTCGAGCCAAGTGGTTCCAGCCCACAAGCTCAATGTTATAAGCCGACATTTCGAAGACGCGTACAATCTTCTGTACATACTTTGCGGAGAAGACCACGACTATACTGTGGCAGCCGGGACAAAGAAGACTGCATGTGAAGAGCGTTTACCAGCTGCCTAA
- a CDS encoding hypothetical protein (encoded by transcript BESB_069420): protein MSLRLILLVSVSSLAITAACARHHAAPHALGKHVRGRAGCRDAVCSRFLQQIGSVTEGPLSPPAVEGAALAPAAPFPAPVIAEAQPAPTPAPVNLEDIETVQNQVAEKLKEADAIGSKLEEAVNELNKTAGANERKGVDYSTTLINPPHPAPEATIEAAAESVSPQSQSTPSLYTAPVVVLLSPEPSSMEKLEFARAIACRGKMNTAEMRAIRTAKLAEMAAIKGTTSAQLEEEIKDAEARLEESKASRHKLQEELRQITSNAAAGAASKADMVFLKDDLRLEDEKIKVILTKLQNMQDRLAKLRAKEAQAEGTFSARGAKQVRPLP from the exons ATGTCGCTGAGGCTGATTTTACTTGTTTCTGTGTCTTCCCTAGCCATTACTGCGGCTTGTGCGCGGCACCACGCAGCACCACATGCGCTGGGGAAGCAtgtgcgcgggcgcgcaggaTGCCGTGACGCCGTATGCTCACGTTTTCTGCAACAGATTG GAAGTGTCACTGAAGGGCCTCTCTCGCCCCCTGCAGTCGAAGGTGCAGCTCTCGCTCCTGCTGCCCCGTTTCCTGCGCCTGTCATAGCTGAGGCCCAACCCGCACCTACACCAGCACCAGTAAACTTGGAGGATATT GAGACCGTCCAGAATCAGGTGGCGGAAAAACTGAAAGAAG CTGACGCAATTGGCTCTAAGTTGGAAGAAGCCGTCAAT GAGCTGAATAAAACGGCAGGGGCGAACGAGAGAAAG GGAGTGGATTACTCCACGACCCTCATAAATCCGCCCCATCCAGCACCAGAAGCGACTATAGAAGCGGCAGCAGAAAGTGTAAGCCCCCAAAGTCAAAGCA CCCCCTCTTTGTACACAGCCCCCGTCGTGGTACTGCTCTCACCCGAACCTAGCTCGAT GGAGAAGCTCGAGTTTGCGAGAGCTATAGCATGTCGCGGAAAAATGAATACAGCTGAAATGCGGGCTATCCGGACTGCGAAATTAGCTGAAATGGCTGCTATAAAGGGGACAACCAGTGCCCAGCTCGAAGAAGAGATCAAggatgcggaggcgcggctcgaGGAG TCCAAAGCGTCGAGGCATAAACTTCAAGAAGAACTACGTCAAATCACTTCCAACGCAGCCGCCGGAGCTGCA TCGAAGGCAGATATGGTCTTCTTGAAAGATGATTTGAGACTAGAAGACGAGAAGATCAAGGTCATTTTAACCAAATTGCAGAACATGCAAGATCGCCTCGCGAAACTCCGCGCCAAGGAGGCTCAAGCGGAGGGGACCTTCTCCGCAAGGGGCGCAAAGCAAGTGAGGCCGCTTCCCTAA